One Granulicella sp. 5B5 DNA window includes the following coding sequences:
- a CDS encoding alkaline phosphatase family protein, with product MLPSARRSAALLFSFAALTVASRAQQSAPEAHPHHNVILFVADGLRRNSVTPEDMPTLYRLRTEGVDLRNSHSVYPSVTTANASAIATGHGLGDTGDYGNVIYPGFYLTDPFAPAPSDGIAPFLENDSVLATMNAAYNGNYLGETTLLEAAHKAGFSVAAVGKLGPTAIQLLPSVHRNELGQMDIPETLILDESTGHANSVPLPLDFADQLLHSGLPTEAPLRTNGFPADSQWSNGFSGNGAQAGTLAANTVQEQWLADVTTKLILPDFAKAGKPFVLLFWSRDPDGTQHNQGDSFQNLSPGINGPTVTLALRNADHCLAELLDWLDKHPAIKANTDVLVTSDHGFATISRRELDSTGDLITTPAAALTYKPVGHDKPEPASTLPTGFLGIDLALFTHQHLFDPSQRATSGDSVYAEVPLSGETSSYPANGSALLGDSIHKLDGSDARVLIESNGGSDFLYVPSKDPAIVNETIAALSDLDYIAGIFVDDSFCPTATSCPGALPLSSVGIVGASHMPRPTIVVSFKHFFLKPGDMQSGIQITDTNLQEGQGNHGALARDQTWNNMAAIGPDFKHGYVDPEPVGNIDITPTVAAILGIDLPAHGTLKGRVMTEALSESKSEPKSAAPGKTLVSAPAANGRRTILDYQEHNGVHYYDRACMIKAEGNTPNCPE from the coding sequence ATGCTTCCCTCTGCGCGCCGGTCCGCTGCCCTTCTCTTCTCCTTCGCCGCTCTCACTGTCGCCTCCCGCGCCCAGCAATCCGCTCCAGAGGCGCACCCGCACCACAACGTCATCCTCTTTGTCGCCGACGGTCTCCGCCGCAACTCGGTCACACCCGAGGACATGCCCACGCTCTACCGCCTCCGCACCGAAGGCGTCGACCTCCGCAACAGCCACTCCGTCTACCCATCCGTCACCACCGCCAACGCCTCCGCCATCGCCACCGGCCACGGCCTCGGCGACACCGGCGACTACGGCAACGTCATCTACCCCGGCTTCTACCTCACCGACCCCTTCGCCCCCGCGCCTTCTGACGGCATCGCACCCTTCCTTGAGAACGACTCCGTCCTCGCCACCATGAACGCCGCCTACAACGGCAACTACCTCGGCGAAACCACACTCCTCGAGGCCGCGCACAAAGCCGGCTTCAGCGTCGCCGCCGTCGGCAAGCTCGGCCCCACCGCCATCCAGCTTCTGCCCTCCGTCCACCGTAACGAACTCGGTCAGATGGACATCCCCGAAACCCTCATCCTCGACGAGTCCACCGGCCACGCCAACAGCGTCCCGCTGCCTCTCGACTTCGCCGACCAGCTCCTCCACTCCGGCCTGCCCACTGAAGCCCCGCTGCGCACCAACGGCTTCCCCGCGGACTCGCAGTGGTCCAACGGCTTCTCCGGCAACGGCGCCCAGGCCGGCACACTCGCCGCCAACACCGTGCAGGAGCAATGGCTCGCCGACGTCACCACCAAACTCATCCTTCCCGACTTCGCCAAGGCCGGCAAGCCCTTCGTCCTCCTCTTCTGGTCCCGCGACCCCGACGGCACGCAGCACAACCAAGGCGACAGCTTCCAGAACCTCTCGCCCGGCATCAACGGCCCCACCGTAACGCTCGCCCTCCGCAACGCCGACCACTGCCTCGCCGAGCTGCTCGACTGGCTCGACAAGCACCCCGCCATCAAGGCCAACACCGACGTCCTCGTCACCTCCGACCACGGCTTCGCCACCATCAGCCGCCGCGAGCTCGACTCCACCGGCGACCTCATCACCACTCCCGCCGCCGCACTCACCTACAAGCCCGTCGGCCACGACAAGCCCGAGCCCGCCTCCACGCTGCCCACCGGCTTCCTCGGCATCGACCTCGCCCTCTTCACCCACCAGCACCTCTTCGACCCATCACAGCGCGCCACCTCCGGCGACTCCGTCTACGCCGAAGTCCCCCTCAGCGGCGAAACCTCCAGCTACCCCGCCAACGGCAGCGCCCTCCTCGGCGACTCCATCCACAAGCTCGACGGCTCCGACGCCCGCGTCCTCATCGAGTCCAACGGCGGCTCCGACTTCCTCTACGTCCCCAGCAAAGACCCCGCCATCGTCAACGAAACCATCGCCGCCCTCAGCGATCTCGACTACATCGCAGGCATATTCGTCGACGACAGCTTCTGCCCCACCGCGACCTCCTGCCCCGGCGCGCTGCCACTCAGCAGCGTCGGCATCGTCGGCGCCAGCCACATGCCCCGGCCCACCATCGTCGTCAGCTTCAAACACTTCTTCCTCAAGCCCGGCGACATGCAATCCGGCATCCAGATCACCGACACCAACCTGCAGGAGGGCCAGGGCAACCACGGCGCTCTTGCCCGCGACCAGACCTGGAACAACATGGCCGCCATCGGCCCTGACTTCAAGCACGGCTATGTCGATCCCGAACCCGTCGGCAACATCGACATCACACCCACCGTCGCCGCCATCCTCGGCATCGACCTCCCCGCCCACGGCACGCTCAAAGGCCGCGTGATGACAGAAGCCCTCAGCGAATCCAAATCCGAGCCTAAGTCCGCGGCCCCCGGCAAGACCCTCGTCTCCGCCCCCGCCGCCAACGGCCGCCGCACCATCCTCGACTACCAGGAGCACAACGGCGTCCACTACTACGACCGCGCCTGCATGATCAAAGCCGAAGGCAACACTCCTAACTGCCCGGAATAG
- a CDS encoding DinB family protein yields MARSLDRLLTYAEGRQLSEDQLRALQLEMDEAGGAAAVLHEFREGLQRAIERVRAIAPESFAEPRGVGRKMLPTTVAGLLIHCAEHTQRHSGQMVTTVKVVRG; encoded by the coding sequence ATGGCGCGGTCGCTGGACCGGCTGCTGACGTATGCCGAGGGACGGCAGTTGAGCGAGGATCAGCTACGAGCGCTGCAGTTGGAGATGGATGAGGCTGGGGGTGCGGCGGCTGTACTGCATGAGTTTCGCGAAGGGTTGCAGCGCGCGATAGAACGGGTGAGGGCGATTGCGCCGGAGAGCTTTGCCGAGCCTCGCGGCGTGGGGAGAAAGATGTTGCCGACGACGGTGGCGGGGTTGCTGATCCACTGTGCCGAGCATACTCAGCGGCACAGTGGACAGATGGTGACGACGGTGAAGGTTGTCCGGGGCTAA
- a CDS encoding glycine betaine ABC transporter substrate-binding protein yields MCVLTALIACAPPRSSHVVIGAKDFTEQVVLGELLAQEIEASGGGPVERRFWLAGSYLCQQALVSGRIDGYVEYTGTALTAILKQPLDRDAARVDATVSRLYEQRYQVRVGPGLGFEDTFAMVVRGDDARRYGLKTIDDVVPLSSKWRLGVGYEFAERPDGLRGLSAAYGLHFAGEPRTMELGLLYRALAARQVDIVAGNSTDGAIKALDFVALQDDRHYFPPYEAVPLVREDSLKRWPQIGVAMQRLAGKVSADDMRAMNLAVESQHRDVAEVVREFRARKGL; encoded by the coding sequence TTGTGTGTGTTGACGGCATTGATTGCGTGTGCGCCGCCGCGGTCTTCGCATGTGGTGATTGGGGCGAAGGATTTTACGGAGCAGGTGGTGCTGGGGGAGTTGCTGGCGCAGGAGATTGAGGCTTCGGGTGGTGGGCCGGTGGAGCGGCGGTTCTGGCTGGCGGGGAGTTATCTGTGCCAGCAGGCGCTGGTGTCGGGGAGGATTGATGGGTATGTGGAGTACACGGGGACGGCGCTGACGGCGATCCTGAAGCAGCCGCTGGATCGGGATGCAGCGCGAGTGGATGCGACGGTGTCGCGGTTGTATGAACAGCGGTACCAGGTGCGCGTGGGGCCAGGGTTGGGTTTTGAGGACACGTTTGCGATGGTGGTGCGCGGGGACGATGCTCGACGTTATGGGCTGAAGACGATTGATGATGTGGTGCCGTTGTCGTCGAAGTGGAGATTGGGCGTGGGGTATGAGTTTGCGGAGAGGCCGGATGGGTTGCGGGGATTGAGCGCGGCGTATGGGCTGCACTTTGCAGGTGAGCCGCGAACGATGGAGCTGGGGTTGCTGTATCGGGCGCTGGCGGCGAGGCAGGTGGACATCGTTGCGGGGAACTCGACGGATGGGGCGATCAAGGCGTTGGACTTTGTGGCGCTGCAGGATGACAGGCACTACTTTCCGCCGTATGAGGCGGTGCCGCTGGTGCGTGAGGACTCGTTGAAGCGGTGGCCGCAGATTGGTGTGGCGATGCAGCGGCTGGCAGGCAAGGTGAGTGCGGACGATATGCGTGCAATGAACCTGGCGGTGGAGAGCCAGCATCGCGATGTGGCGGAGGTGGTGCGGGAGTTCAGAGCTCGCAAGGGGCTTTGA
- a CDS encoding ABC transporter permease, translated as MSGFLQRYGAQIARLTFEHVWLTASAMLFAVLIALPLGVWLTRHERWARPVLGVANVLQTIPSLALFGLLLPVPFLGDRAARLAIVALTGYALLPILRNTYAGIRSVDAAVIDVANALGMTGWQRLTKVELPMAASVILAGLRTATVTCVGVATIAAAIGAGGLGELIFRGVASVDNGLVLAGAVPAALLALCADGVLGFAEKRMVVRR; from the coding sequence GTGAGCGGATTTTTACAGCGGTATGGGGCGCAGATTGCCCGGTTGACATTTGAGCATGTTTGGCTGACAGCGAGTGCGATGCTGTTTGCAGTGCTGATTGCGCTGCCGCTGGGTGTGTGGTTGACGCGGCATGAGCGGTGGGCGCGTCCGGTGCTGGGTGTGGCGAATGTGTTGCAGACGATTCCGAGCCTGGCGCTGTTTGGTTTGCTGCTGCCGGTGCCGTTTCTGGGCGACAGGGCTGCTCGGCTGGCGATTGTTGCGCTGACAGGGTATGCGCTGTTGCCGATCCTGCGGAACACGTATGCGGGGATCAGGAGTGTGGATGCGGCGGTGATTGACGTTGCCAATGCGCTGGGGATGACGGGGTGGCAGCGGCTGACGAAGGTGGAGCTGCCGATGGCGGCGAGCGTGATCCTGGCGGGGCTGCGGACGGCGACGGTGACGTGTGTGGGTGTGGCAACGATTGCTGCGGCGATTGGTGCGGGTGGGCTGGGTGAGCTGATCTTTCGCGGCGTGGCGAGCGTGGATAATGGGCTGGTGCTCGCGGGTGCGGTGCCGGCGGCGCTGCTGGCGCTTTGTGCGGATGGGGTGCTGGGGTTCGCGGAAAAGCGGATGGTGGTGCGGCGGTGA
- a CDS encoding ABC transporter ATP-binding protein yields the protein MAAQSIEFAQVSFETRSLKSEGGRRLLSDVSLRVEAGTTTALLGRSGSGKTTLLRTVNALVQPTSGRVLVGGWDVSAVDVIALRRGIGYVIQETGLFPQMTVERNVGMALELRGASKTEIAKKAAEMLELVGLPSDVMRRYPWQLSGGQRQRVGLARALAGEPEVLLMDEPFGALDPLTRAEMQTMLRGLLRRVGTTTLIVTHDLEEALYLAGRVALLEGGRVVAEMASGEVRTSGNEAVRAYVAATHRDPTHDDDAVMNGAPGEVAR from the coding sequence ATGGCCGCCCAGAGTATCGAGTTCGCGCAGGTGAGCTTCGAGACTCGTTCGCTGAAGAGCGAGGGTGGCCGTCGGCTTTTAAGCGATGTTTCGCTGAGGGTGGAAGCGGGGACGACGACGGCGCTGCTGGGGCGCAGTGGGAGTGGCAAGACGACTCTGCTGCGTACTGTGAATGCGCTGGTGCAGCCGACGAGCGGACGCGTGCTGGTGGGCGGGTGGGATGTCAGTGCGGTGGATGTGATCGCGCTGCGGCGGGGGATTGGGTATGTGATCCAGGAGACGGGGTTGTTTCCGCAGATGACGGTGGAGCGGAATGTGGGAATGGCGCTGGAGCTTCGTGGCGCGTCGAAGACGGAGATTGCGAAGAAGGCTGCGGAGATGCTGGAACTGGTGGGGCTGCCGAGTGATGTGATGCGGCGGTATCCGTGGCAGTTGAGCGGCGGGCAGCGGCAGCGGGTGGGGCTGGCCCGGGCGCTGGCGGGTGAGCCGGAGGTGCTGCTGATGGATGAGCCGTTTGGGGCTCTCGACCCGCTGACTCGTGCGGAGATGCAGACGATGCTACGTGGGTTGCTGCGGCGGGTGGGGACGACGACGCTGATCGTGACACATGATCTGGAGGAGGCGCTGTATCTGGCCGGTCGCGTCGCGCTGCTGGAAGGTGGGCGGGTAGTGGCGGAGATGGCGTCGGGCGAGGTGCGGACGTCGGGGAATGAGGCGGTGCGGGCTTATGTGGCGGCGACGCATCGCGACCCCACTCATGACGATGATGCTGTCATGAATGGGGCTCCCGGCGAGGTGGCGCGGTGA